The following proteins are co-located in the Tripterygium wilfordii isolate XIE 37 chromosome 2, ASM1340144v1, whole genome shotgun sequence genome:
- the LOC120014714 gene encoding palmitoyl-acyl carrier protein thioesterase, chloroplastic-like isoform X1 — translation MWKRGKQGLHFENIATAKLRCSSYGGDHDTNKYKLNNVRVNGTPTRPAKTDKLRQNVGAATTLTLVGENGYITREKIRQNIPTKKQFVDPHRQGLMIEGGVGYRQTVVIRSYEVGPDKTATIDSILNLFQETALNHVWMSGLLGNGFGATHGMMRNNLIWVVSRMQLQVDHYPIWGEVLEIDTWVGASGKNGMRRDWLIRSQATGHIFARATSTWVMMNQHTRRLSKMPEEVRAEISPWFIEKQAIRDDIPEKIRKLDEATYCNSDLKPKRSDLDMNNHVNNVKYLKWMLETIPDQVLESHQLSEITLEYRRECGSSDIVQSLCEQDKDGFLGDGVKHSGDIGLLNGFSLASEIIGGNGILGSLDKMPIRYTHLLQAKGEPKNEEIVRGRTTWKRKLSTLPFTS, via the exons ATGTGGAAGCGAGGGAAACAAGGCCTTCACTTTGAAAACATCGCCACGGCTAAATTAAG GTGTTCTTCCTATGGCGGTGACCATGACACAAATAAGTACAAGCTGAACAACGTTAGAGTGAACGGTACGCCTACCAGACCAGCTAAGACCGACAAGCTCAGACAGAACGTTGGAGCGGCCACCACTCTCACTTTGGTTGGTGAAAACGGCTAcataacaagagagaaaataagGCAAAATATTCCAACCAAGAAACAGTTTGTGGATCCTCATCGCCAGGGGCTTATGATAGAAGGCGGTGTCGGATACAGGCAGACAGTTGTTATCCGATCCTACGAAGTAGGTCCTGACAAGACTGCAACAATTGACAGCATACTAAACCTATTTCAG GAAACAGCACTGAATCACGTCTGGATGTCGGGACTCCTGGGGAATGGATTCGGAGCTACACATGGAATGATGAGGAACAATCTCATCTGGGTCGTCTCCAGAATGCAACTTCAAGTAGATCACTATCCAATCTG GGGTGAGGTACTGGAAATCGACACGTGGGTTGGAGCATCAGGCAAAAATGGAATGCGACGAGACTGGCTCATCCGAAGCCAAGCTACAGGCCACATCTTTGCACGCGCTACTAG CACTTGGGTGATGATGAACCAGCACACAAGACGCCTATCAAAGATGCCAGAAGAGGTTAGAGCCGAGATTTCCCCTTGGTTCATAGAGAAGCAAGCAATCAGAGACGATATCCCTGAAAAAATACGTAAGTTGGACGAAGCCACATATTGTAACTCTGACTTGAAG CCAAAGAGGAGTGATTTGGATATGAACAATCACGTAAACAATGTCAAGTATCTGAAGTGGATGCTTGAG ACCATCCCAGATCAAGTTTTGGAGAGTCATCAACTTTCTGAGATCACACTTGAATATAGAAGGGAATGCGGAAGTTCAGACATAGTCCAATCGCTATGCGAACAAGATAAAGATGGATTTTTGGGTGATGGAGTGAAACACAGTGGTGACATTGGTCTACTCAATGGATTCTCTTTAGCATCAGAAATTATTGGGGGGAATGGTATACTGGGGTCCTTAGATAAGATGCCAATAAGATATACACATCTCTTGCAAGCCAAAGGAGAGCCTAAAAACGAAGAAATAGTCAGAGGAAGGACcacatggaagaggaagcttTCTACCCTGCCATTCACTTCCTAA
- the LOC120014943 gene encoding protein DETOXIFICATION 12-like isoform X3, producing MRETEEKKGMEESLIPKQREESSSSSSSLTWEVFFEEVKRLGWIAAPMVAVNLSLLLLQVISMMMAGHLGELSLSSAALAVSLSGVTGFSVLLGMASALETLCGQAYGAQQYHKLGTQTYTAIFCLILVCLPISLIWINMGKILVLIGQDPEISHEAGRFTLWLVPGLFAYAIVQPLIRFFQMQSLIFPMFIISMTTLCLHIPLCWVLVFMSRLENLGAAFALSISMWLNAIFLGLYMKFSTACAKTRVPISMELFRGIGEFFRFAIPSAVMICLEWWSYELLVLLSGLLPNPQLETSVLSVCLQTIATLSMIPYGVGAAASTRISNELGAGNPESARIVVYALMFLTVIETTTVSSIIFASRHFFGYAFSNEKEVVDYVSVMSPLICISIILDSLQAVLSGVARGCGWQHIGAYVNLAAYYLCGIPCAAMLGFWAHLGGKGLWLGIQAGAFTQTVLLFIVTGCTNWEKQANKARERAFEGRHSADNGLA from the exons ATGAGGGAAACAGAGGAGAAGAAGGGCATGGAAGAAAGTCTGATACCGAAACAAAGAGAGGAGTCGTCGTCCTCGTCCTCGTCTCTAACGTGGGAGGTGTTCTTTGAAGAAGTGAAGAGATTGGGCTGGATAGCTGCACCAATGGTTGCTGTGAATCTGTCGCTGCTCCTGTTGCAAGTTATTTCAATGATGATGGCCGGTCATCTCGGTGAACTTTCTCTCTCAAGCGCCGCCTTAGCCGTCTCCCTTTCTGGTGTCACCGGCTTCAGCGTCCTT TTAGGGATGGCAAGTGCATTGGAAACTCTTTGTGGGCAAGCTTATGGAGCTCAGCAGTATCACAAACTTGGAACTCAGACTTACACTGCTATATTCTGCCTAATTTTAGTTTGTCTTCCAATCTCTCTGATATGGATAAACATGGGAAAGATACTTGTATTAATCGGCCAAGACCCCGAAATTTCTCACGAAGCTGGTAGATTTACATTATGGCTTGTTCCTGGACTCTTTGCTTACGCAATTGTTCAACCCCTGATTCGATTCTTTCAGATGCAGAGTTTGATCTTTCCCATGTTTATAATCTCTATGACAACTCTGTGTCTCCACATACCACTCTGTTGGGTTTTAGTATTTATGTCAAGACTTGAGAACCTTGGAGCAGCATTTGCACTCAGTATTTCTATGTGGTTAAATGCGATTTTCCTTGGGTTATACATGAAGTTCTCTACCGCCTGTGCAAAAACCCGTGTGCCAATTTCTATGGAGTTGTTCCGGGGGATTGGAGAATTTTTCCGCTTTGCCATTCCTTCTGCAGTAATGATATG CCTCGAATGGTGGTCATATGAGTTGCTTGTTTTGCTGTCTGGGCTTTTGCCTAATCCACAGCTTGAGACTTCAGTCCTCTCTGTATG TCTCCAAACAATTGCGACACTCTCTATGATACCATATGGAGTTGGTGCAGCAGCAAG CACTAGAATCTCAAATGAATTAGGAGCAGGGAACCCAGAATCTGCACGTATAGTTGTCTACGCTCTGATGTTTCTTACAGTAATAGAAACAACTACAGTAAGTTCAATAATCTTTGCGAGCCGGCACTTTTTTGGTTACGCATTCAGCAATGAGAAGGAAGTTGTGGATTATGTCAGTGTCATGTCTCCCTTGATCTGTATTTCCATTATACTGGATTCCTTACAAGCAGTACTTTCAG GTGTTGCCAGAGGATGCGGATGGCAGCATATAGGAGCTTATGTCAACCTAGCGGCATACTATCTTTGCGGTATACCTTGTGCCGCAATGTTGGGTTTCTGGGCACACTTGGGAGGGAAGGGACTTTGGTTGGGAATACAAGCCGGTGCTTTTACACAGACAGTCCTCCTCTTTATTGTAACAGGTTGCACAAATTGGGAAAAGCAG GCAAACAAGGCAAGGGAGAGGGCCTTTGAAGGAAGACATTCAGCTGACAATGGTTTGGCGTAA
- the LOC120014683 gene encoding CDP-diacylglycerol--serine O-phosphatidyltransferase 1-like, whose product MMEPNGHRRLRRKDNHVNENGDVDQSSIDDEFDPWTAWAYKPHTISLLLIGACFLIWASGVLDTESGASGDMITSVKRGVLAMIAVFLAYCLLQAPSTILIRPHPALWRLVHGMAVVYLVSLTFLLFQKRDDARQFMRFLHPDLGVELPERSYGADCRIYVPESPTNRFKNVYDTLFDEFVLAHIFGWWGKAILIRNQPLLWVLSIGFELLEFTFRHMLPNFNECWWDSIILDILICNWFGIWAGMHTVRYFDGKTYEWVGISRQPNILGKVKRTLGQFTPAKWDKDEWHPLLGPWRFLQVISLCIVFMTVELNTFFLKFSLWIPPRNPLIIYRLILWWLIAIPTIREYNSYLQDRKPVKKVGAFCWLSLAICIIELLICIKFGHGLYPKPMPMWLLIFWISIAMVLVIFLAVWSWQLHRNLRRKRQ is encoded by the exons ATGATGGAGCCTAATGGCCATAGGAGGCTGAGGAGAAAGGACAATCATGTCAATGAAAATGGTGATGTTGACCAATCAAGTATTGATGACGAATTTGATCCATGGACTGCATGGGCATATAAACCTCATACCATTTCATTGCTACTGATCGGTGCTTGTTTTCTGAT TTGGGCAAGTGGTGTGCTTGACACGGAAAGTGGTGCTTCAGGTGATATGATAACGTCAGTCAAAAG GGGTGTACTGGCAATGATTGCTGTCTTTCTTGCATATTGTTTGCTGCAGGCTCCATCAAC GATCCTTATTAGGCCTCATCCTGCACTTTGGCGGTTGGTTCATGGGATGGCTGTTGTTTACCTTGTCTCCCTCACATTTTTGCTTTTCCAA AAGCGTGATGATGCTCGACAATTTATGAGGTTTCTACATCCTGATCTTGGTGTTG AGCTCCCTGAAAGGTCATATGGTGCTGATTGCCGGATTTATGTGCCTGAAAGTCCTACAAACAGGTTTAAGAATGTTTAT GACAcactttttgatgaatttgttttAGCTCATATCTTTGGATGGTGGGGTAAGGCTATATTAATCCGTAATCAACCCCTTCTGTGGGTGCTATCAATTGGATTTGAGCTGTTGGAG TTTACCTTTAGGCACATGTTACCGAACTTTAATGAGTGCTGGTGGGACAGTATAATTCTCGATATTCTGATTTGCAATTGGTTTG GTATCTGGGCGGGCATGCATACTGTCAGGTATTTTGATGGGAAAACATATGAGTGGGTTGGAATAAGCCGCCAGCCCAATATTTTAGGCAAA GTCAAACGAACATTGGGACAATTTACACCAGCGAAATGGGATAAAGACGAGTGGCATCCCTTGCTTGGTCCCTGGCGTTTCCTTCAAGTTATAAGTCTCTGCATTGTTTTTATGACAGTAGAGCTTAACACATTTTTTCTCAAGTTCTCTCTGTGGATTCCTCCTCGAAACCCTTTAATCATCTATAGGTTGATATTGTGGTGGTTGATTGCAATTCCCACAATTCGTGAATACAACTCATACCTTCAAGACAG AAAACCTGTGAAAAAAGTTGGAGCATTTTGTTGGCTGTCCCTTGCTATATGCATTATTGAACTACTCATTTGCATCAAGTTCGGACATG GTCTCTATCCTAAACCAATGCCTATGTGGCTGCTGATTTTTTGGATATCTATAGCGATGGTCCTCGTGATATTCCTGGCAGTATGGTCTTGGCAGCTGCATAGGAACTTGAGGAGAAAGAGACAATAA
- the LOC120014714 gene encoding palmitoyl-acyl carrier protein thioesterase, chloroplastic-like isoform X2: MQCLWCSSYGGDHDTNKYKLNNVRVNGTPTRPAKTDKLRQNVGAATTLTLVGENGYITREKIRQNIPTKKQFVDPHRQGLMIEGGVGYRQTVVIRSYEVGPDKTATIDSILNLFQETALNHVWMSGLLGNGFGATHGMMRNNLIWVVSRMQLQVDHYPIWGEVLEIDTWVGASGKNGMRRDWLIRSQATGHIFARATSTWVMMNQHTRRLSKMPEEVRAEISPWFIEKQAIRDDIPEKIRKLDEATYCNSDLKPKRSDLDMNNHVNNVKYLKWMLETIPDQVLESHQLSEITLEYRRECGSSDIVQSLCEQDKDGFLGDGVKHSGDIGLLNGFSLASEIIGGNGILGSLDKMPIRYTHLLQAKGEPKNEEIVRGRTTWKRKLSTLPFTS; encoded by the exons ATGCAGTGtctctg GTGTTCTTCCTATGGCGGTGACCATGACACAAATAAGTACAAGCTGAACAACGTTAGAGTGAACGGTACGCCTACCAGACCAGCTAAGACCGACAAGCTCAGACAGAACGTTGGAGCGGCCACCACTCTCACTTTGGTTGGTGAAAACGGCTAcataacaagagagaaaataagGCAAAATATTCCAACCAAGAAACAGTTTGTGGATCCTCATCGCCAGGGGCTTATGATAGAAGGCGGTGTCGGATACAGGCAGACAGTTGTTATCCGATCCTACGAAGTAGGTCCTGACAAGACTGCAACAATTGACAGCATACTAAACCTATTTCAG GAAACAGCACTGAATCACGTCTGGATGTCGGGACTCCTGGGGAATGGATTCGGAGCTACACATGGAATGATGAGGAACAATCTCATCTGGGTCGTCTCCAGAATGCAACTTCAAGTAGATCACTATCCAATCTG GGGTGAGGTACTGGAAATCGACACGTGGGTTGGAGCATCAGGCAAAAATGGAATGCGACGAGACTGGCTCATCCGAAGCCAAGCTACAGGCCACATCTTTGCACGCGCTACTAG CACTTGGGTGATGATGAACCAGCACACAAGACGCCTATCAAAGATGCCAGAAGAGGTTAGAGCCGAGATTTCCCCTTGGTTCATAGAGAAGCAAGCAATCAGAGACGATATCCCTGAAAAAATACGTAAGTTGGACGAAGCCACATATTGTAACTCTGACTTGAAG CCAAAGAGGAGTGATTTGGATATGAACAATCACGTAAACAATGTCAAGTATCTGAAGTGGATGCTTGAG ACCATCCCAGATCAAGTTTTGGAGAGTCATCAACTTTCTGAGATCACACTTGAATATAGAAGGGAATGCGGAAGTTCAGACATAGTCCAATCGCTATGCGAACAAGATAAAGATGGATTTTTGGGTGATGGAGTGAAACACAGTGGTGACATTGGTCTACTCAATGGATTCTCTTTAGCATCAGAAATTATTGGGGGGAATGGTATACTGGGGTCCTTAGATAAGATGCCAATAAGATATACACATCTCTTGCAAGCCAAAGGAGAGCCTAAAAACGAAGAAATAGTCAGAGGAAGGACcacatggaagaggaagcttTCTACCCTGCCATTCACTTCCTAA
- the LOC120014920 gene encoding DExH-box ATP-dependent RNA helicase DExH5, mitochondrial-like translates to MLPSLLFPSLPPPQAPSPTAFRLTTYPETLKPSLFSCRLLSMKDRSPSYGSVYVPPHHRLRSFVTAPNYSSHANPSPESKEGAALKPGETLPDWQSQQQKQQQLKQQHQPQQWSNYSRDTSILRDGASEDGSDWEFDSTLPPGVSPSVNTEEWKQKLDILLRDKDKHELVSREKKDRRHFDQIAALASRMGLYSHLYAKVVVFSKVPLPNYRFDLDDKRPQREVSLHASLLRRVDAYLSEHISQKSSTNKTFPDISFTRSSSMGSFANDDWLFEQPELPVSSNAVKEKKFWRRSLQLRNQQQTWQESPEGRKMLEFRASLPAFKEKGAILEAISRDQVVIISGVTGCGKTTQIPQFILESEIESVRGAVCSIICTQPRRISAMSVSERVSSERGEKLGESVGYKVRLEGMKGRDTHLLFCTTGILLRRLLVDRNLKGVTHVVVDEIHERGMNEDFLLIVLKDLLPRRPDLRLILMSATLDAEIFSSYFGGALVINIPGFAYPVRTHFLEDILEMTTYRLTSSNQIDDYGQEKMWKINKQTVRKRKSQIASVVEDALRAADLKEYSLQTQESLSFWNPDCIGFNLIEHILCYICEKERPGAVLVFMTGWDDISSLKEKLQSHPILGDPSQVLLLACHGSMASSEQRLIFEEPEVGVRKIVLATNIAETSITINDVVFVLDCGKAKETSYDALNNTPCLLPSWISKASALQRRGRSGRVQAGECYHLYPRCVYDAFAEYQLPEILRTPLQSLCLQIKSLKLGSISEFLSRALQSPELLAVQNAIEYLKVIGALDNDENLTVLGRYLTMLPVEPKLGKMLVLGSILDCLDPILTVVAGLSARDPFLTPFDKKDLAEAAKSQFSHDYSDHFALIRAYEGWKEAEGDLNGFDFCWKNFLSAQSMRAIDSLRKEFFSLLKDTGLIDSNATICNAWSHDDHMIRAIICYGLYPGICSVMNNEKSFLLKTMEDGQVLLYSNSVNARETRIPYPWLVFNEKIKVKSVFLRDSTAVSDSVLLLFGGSISSGDIDGHLKMLGGHLEFFMQPAVATMYRSLRRELDELIQNKLLNPRMDIHGHHEILSAVRLLVSEDQCDGRFVFGRQVLNSPKTYVMETQPTLVSRSESGPGGDNSKSQLQTLLTRAGYAAPSYKTKQLKNNQFRAIVEFNGMQIMGNPCSTKKNAEKDAAAEALHWLMGGMQTGDDEYINHMSVLLKKSKNNHN, encoded by the exons ATGCTCCCTTCTCTCCTCTTTCCATCACTGCCGCCGCCGCAGGCGCCATCACCAACAGCATTTCGTCTCACTACGTACCCGGAAACTCTAAAACCCTCGCTATTTTCTTGTCGGTTGCTGTCAATGAAGGATCGGTCTCCTTCATACGGTTCTGTTTACGTGCCTCCGCATCATCGCCTCCGTTCCTTTGTCACCGCACCCAATTACTCCTCTCATGCAAATCCTTCACCCGAATCCAAAGAAGGCGCGGCTCTAAAGCCTGGAGAAACTCTGCCTGACTGGCAATCCCAGCagcaaaaacaacaacaactgaAGCAACAGCACCAGCCGCAGCAGTGGAGTAATTATTCGCGGGATACTTCTATTTTACGTGATGGAGCATCTGAGGACGGCTCTGATTGGGAATTCGACTCAACTTTGCCACCG GGGGTTTCTCCTTCTGTGAATACGGAGGAGTGGAAACAGAAGCTAGACATACTTCTGCGTGACAAGGACAAACATGAATTGGTCTCCAGGGAGAAAAAGGATAGACGCCATTTTGATCAAATTGCAGCTTTGGCCAGCAGAATGGGTTTGTACAG CCATCTGTATGCGAAAGTTGTTGTCTTTAGTAAGGTCCCATTGCCAAACTATAGATTTGATCTGGATGACAAACGTCCGCAGAGGGAG gttagCTTGCATGCCAGTTTGCTGAGACGGGTTGACGCATATTTGAGTGAACACATTTCTCAAAAATCAAGCACAAACAAAACTTTTCCAGATATTTCCTTTACAAGATCAAGTAGTATGGGTAGTTTTGCTAATGATGACTGGCTGTTTGAACAGCCAGAGCTACCAGTGTCCAGTAACGCTGTCAAGGAGAAAAAATTTTGGCGGAGAAGTTTACAACTCCGCAATCAGCAACAAACTTGGCAG GAATCACCAGAAGGTCGAAAAATGTTGGAATTTCGTGCAAGTCTTCCTGCTTTTAAGGAGAAGGGTGCCATACTTGAAGCCATCTCGCGAGATCAG GTAGTTATTATCTCGGGTGTAACTGGGTGTGGTAAGACCACACAAATTCCCCAGTTTATCTTGGAATCTGAGATAGAATCTGTTCGGGGAGCTGTTTGTAGCATTATATGTACACAACCAAGACGAATATCTGCTATGTCTGTTTCTGAAAGAGTGTCTtcagagagaggagagaaattGGGTGAATCT GTTGGATATAAAGTACGGTTGGAGGGTATGAAAGGAAGAGATACACACCTTCTCTTTTGCACCACAGGCATTTTGTTGAGAAGATTGCTGGTTGATAGAAATTTGAAAGGTGTGACTCATGTTGTTGTCGATGAGATTCATGAGCGTGGAATGAATGAAG ATTTCCTGCTTATTGTGCTCAAAGATCTCCTTCCTCGTCGGCCAGACCTGAGGTTGATTTTGATGAGTGCAACCCTTGATGCAGAAATTTTCTCTTCCTACTTTGGTGGGGCTCTGGTCATTAATATTCCG GGTTTTGCTTACCCAGTCCGCACTCATTTTCTGGAGGATATTCTGGAGATGACAACTTATAGGTTGACCTCATCCAACCAAATTGACGATTATGGGCAGGAGAAGATGTGGAAAATTAACAAGCAAACAGTAAGAAAGAGGAAAAGTCAAATTGCTTCTGTGGTCGAG GATGCACTTCGAGCGGCAGATCTGAAGGAATATAGTCTCCAAACTCAGGAATCTTTGTCCTTTTGGAACCCTGATTGTATTGGTTTTAATCTAATAGAACATATACTGTGCTATATATGTGAGAAAGAAAGACCTGGTGCCGTTTTAGTTTTTATGACTGGATGGGATGACATTAGTTCTCTGAAGGAAAAGCTTCAATCTCATCCAATATTGGGAGATCCTAGTCAGGTTCTGCTACTTGCATGCCATGGCTCCATGGCCAGTTCAGAGCAG AGGTTAATATTTGAGGAGCCAGAAGTCGGAGTGAGGAAAATAGTTCTGGCTACAAATATTGCGGAGACAAGTATCACAATCAATGatgttgtttttgttcttgattGTGGAAAGGCAAAAGAGACATCCTATGATGCCCTGAATAATACTCCCTGCCTGCTTCCTTCATGGATATCAAAGGCTTCAGCTCTACAA AGAAGAGGAAGATCTGGCCGTGTTCAAGCAGGAGAATGTTATCATCTCTATCCTAGATGCGTATATGATGCTTTTGCGGAGTATCAACTTCCAGAAATTTTGAGGACGCCTCTGCAGTCCCTTTGCCTGCAGATCAAAAGCTTGAAGCTTGGAAGTATTTCTGAGTTCTTATCTAGGGCTTTGCAATCACCAGAATTACTAGCG GTTCAAAATGCAATTGAGTATTTGAAAGTCATTGGAGCATTGGACAATGATGAAAATCTTACCGTTTTAG GTCGTTATTTAACTATGCTTCCGGTGGAACCCAAACTTGGGAAGATGCTCGTATTAGGTTCTATTCTTGATTGCCTGGATCCAATATTAACTGTTGTTGCTGGTCTTAGCGCTAGGGATCCTTTCTTAACGCCATTTGACAAGAAGGAT CTTGCAGAGGCTGCAAAATCTCAGTTTTCCCATGATTACAGTGACCACTTTGCTCTTATCCGGGCTTATGAAGGCTGGAAAGAAGCTGAGGGAGATCTTAATGGATTTGATTTCTGTTGGAAAAATTTTCTTTCTGCACAATCAATGAGAGCAATTGATTCACTGAGGAAGGAGTTCTTCTCTTTGCTCAAGGATACAGGATTGATTGACAGCAACGCAACCATCTGCAATGCGTGGAGCCATGATGATCATATGATACGTGCTATCATATGCTATGGATTGTACCCTGGAATTTGTTCTGTCATG AACAATGAAAAATCTTTTTTGCTCAAAACTATGGAAGACGGCCAGGTACTTCTTTACTCG aaCTCAGTCAATGCTCGAGAAACGAGAATTCCGTATCCATGGCTAGTTTTCAATGAAAAGATCAAAGTGAAGTCTGTTTTTTTACGGGATTCTACAGCTGTGTCTGACTCAGTGCTCCTGCTATTTGGTGGTAGCATATCCAGTGGAGACATC GATGGGCACTTAAAAATGTTAGGTGGCcatttagaatttttcatgcaGCCTGCCGTAGCAACAATGTATAGAAGCTTGAGGAGAGAACTTGATGAGCTAATTCAGAACAAA TTATTGAATCCCAGGATGGACATACACGGCCATCACGAGATCCTATCTGCAGTGCGATTGCTTGTCTCAGAGGATCAATGTGATGGAAGGTTTGTATTTGGCCGCCAGGTTCTTAACTCTCCAAAGACATATGTTATGGAAACGCAGCCAACCTTGGTCTCAAGGAGTGAAAGTGGACCTGGTGGTGATAATTCTAAGAGCCAGCTTCAGACATTGCTTACTAGAGCAGGATATGCTGCGCCCtcctacaaaacaaaacaattgaAGAACAACCAATTTCGAGCCATTGTGGAGTTCAATGGAATGCAAATTATGGGGAACCCTTGCAGCACCaagaaaaatgcagaaaaagaTGCTGCAGCTGAGGCATTACACTGGCTGATGGGCGGGATGCAGACAGGGGATGATGAATACATCAATCACATGTCAGTGTTgctgaagaaaagcaagaataATCATAACTAG
- the LOC120014943 gene encoding protein DETOXIFICATION 12-like isoform X4: MRETEEKKGMEESLIPKQREESSSSSSSLTWEVFFEEVKRLGWIAAPMVAVNLSLLLLQVISMMMAGHLGELSLSSAALAVSLSGVTGFSVLLGMASALETLCGQAYGAQQYHKLGTQTYTAIFCLILVCLPISLIWINMGKILVLIGQDPEISHEAGRFTLWLVPGLFAYAIVQPLIRFFQMQSLIFPMFIISMTTLCLHIPLCWVLVFMSRLENLGAAFALSISMWLNAIFLGLYMKFSTACAKTRVPISMELFRGIGEFFRFAIPSAVMICLEWWSYELLVLLSGLLPNPQLETSVLSVCLQTIATLSMIPYGVGAAASTRISNELGAGNPESARIVVYALMFLTVIETTTVSSIIFASRHFFGYAFSNEKEVVDYVSVMSPLICISIILDSLQAVLSGVARGCGWQHIGAYVNLAAYYLCGIPCAAMLGFWAHLGGKGLWLGIQAGAFTQTVLLFIVTGCTNWENLAFRQGQKAKLATKHKAELLG; this comes from the exons ATGAGGGAAACAGAGGAGAAGAAGGGCATGGAAGAAAGTCTGATACCGAAACAAAGAGAGGAGTCGTCGTCCTCGTCCTCGTCTCTAACGTGGGAGGTGTTCTTTGAAGAAGTGAAGAGATTGGGCTGGATAGCTGCACCAATGGTTGCTGTGAATCTGTCGCTGCTCCTGTTGCAAGTTATTTCAATGATGATGGCCGGTCATCTCGGTGAACTTTCTCTCTCAAGCGCCGCCTTAGCCGTCTCCCTTTCTGGTGTCACCGGCTTCAGCGTCCTT TTAGGGATGGCAAGTGCATTGGAAACTCTTTGTGGGCAAGCTTATGGAGCTCAGCAGTATCACAAACTTGGAACTCAGACTTACACTGCTATATTCTGCCTAATTTTAGTTTGTCTTCCAATCTCTCTGATATGGATAAACATGGGAAAGATACTTGTATTAATCGGCCAAGACCCCGAAATTTCTCACGAAGCTGGTAGATTTACATTATGGCTTGTTCCTGGACTCTTTGCTTACGCAATTGTTCAACCCCTGATTCGATTCTTTCAGATGCAGAGTTTGATCTTTCCCATGTTTATAATCTCTATGACAACTCTGTGTCTCCACATACCACTCTGTTGGGTTTTAGTATTTATGTCAAGACTTGAGAACCTTGGAGCAGCATTTGCACTCAGTATTTCTATGTGGTTAAATGCGATTTTCCTTGGGTTATACATGAAGTTCTCTACCGCCTGTGCAAAAACCCGTGTGCCAATTTCTATGGAGTTGTTCCGGGGGATTGGAGAATTTTTCCGCTTTGCCATTCCTTCTGCAGTAATGATATG CCTCGAATGGTGGTCATATGAGTTGCTTGTTTTGCTGTCTGGGCTTTTGCCTAATCCACAGCTTGAGACTTCAGTCCTCTCTGTATG TCTCCAAACAATTGCGACACTCTCTATGATACCATATGGAGTTGGTGCAGCAGCAAG CACTAGAATCTCAAATGAATTAGGAGCAGGGAACCCAGAATCTGCACGTATAGTTGTCTACGCTCTGATGTTTCTTACAGTAATAGAAACAACTACAGTAAGTTCAATAATCTTTGCGAGCCGGCACTTTTTTGGTTACGCATTCAGCAATGAGAAGGAAGTTGTGGATTATGTCAGTGTCATGTCTCCCTTGATCTGTATTTCCATTATACTGGATTCCTTACAAGCAGTACTTTCAG GTGTTGCCAGAGGATGCGGATGGCAGCATATAGGAGCTTATGTCAACCTAGCGGCATACTATCTTTGCGGTATACCTTGTGCCGCAATGTTGGGTTTCTGGGCACACTTGGGAGGGAAGGGACTTTGGTTGGGAATACAAGCCGGTGCTTTTACACAGACAGTCCTCCTCTTTATTGTAACAGGTTGCACAAATTGGGAAAA CCTTGCTTTTAGACAAGGACAAAAAGCTAAGCTGGCTACAAAACACAAAGCTGAACTGTTGGGCTGA